A genomic region of Denticeps clupeoides chromosome 17, fDenClu1.1, whole genome shotgun sequence contains the following coding sequences:
- the dusp8a gene encoding dual specificity protein phosphatase 8 isoform X2: protein MPLDVVITPIAEDCFWPQPLQSTMGLKVRVRRTKKGRGLRGGFAAFSSCFPGLCEGKPVPSLPMSLSQPCLPVANVGPTRILPHLYLGSQKDVLNKDLMIQNGITYVLNASNTCPKPEFISESHFMRIPVNDNYCEKLLPWLDKTNEFIDKAKVSNCRVIVHCLAGISRSATIAIAYIMKTMGLSSDDAYRFVKDRRPSISPNFNFLGQLLEFEKGLSLLKALSSENTGTEQKDARPQTASENTGSEKASQGPEVAAVEAESKLASPSSLQQGFNGLNLSAERIMDTNRLKRSFSLDIKSVYAPTHCSSGAVPVCSEDVPKLCKLDSPGVTNGICQFSPASDSGSSASSPSTPAEGRPRPRRKGKHNGSTGSSPVHSLSLSFSRALPVHKSPSLDDNLKSSLLLSLPVGTGPMWTKHRETVQATTPVTPTGDAPWFYSPESLSATGGSVHFGSGSTYAALGCSGLPGGCDPSTVRLREKASETRDSRASWHEDAQPSSASDKQFKRRSCQMEFEEGISETHSREELGKIGKQSSFSGSMEIIEVS from the exons GTGGCTTTGCTGCATTTTCCTCTTGCTTCCCGGGGCTGTGTGAGGGGAAGCCAGTGCCGTCTCTACCCATGAGCCTCTCTCAACCCTGTCTGCCCGTTGCTAATGTGGGTCCCACGCGCATCCTGCCACACCTCTACCTGGGCTCCCAGAAGGATGTGCTGAACAAG GACCTGATGATTCAGAATGGCATCACGTATGTCCTGAATGCCAGCAACACTTGCCCCAAGCCGGAGTTCATTTCGGAAAGCCACTTCATGCGCATTCCAGTCAATGACAACTACTGTGAGAAGCTCCTGCCGTGGCTGGACAAAACCAACGAGTTCATCG ACAAAGCCAAGGTTTCCAACTGCCGtgtcattgttcattgtttggcTGGAATCTCCAGGTCAGCTACCATCGCCATCGCTTACATCATGAAGACAATGGGGCTGTCATCAGATGACGCGTACAG GTTTGTGAAGGACCGCAGGCCCTCCATATCACCCAACTTCAACTTCCTGGGTCAGCTGCTAGAGTTTGAGAAAGGCCTGAGCCTGCTGAAGGCTTTGTCCTCCGAGAATACTGGTACGGAGCAAAAGGACGCACGTCCCCAGACCGCCAGTGAGAACACAGGGTCAGAGAAGGCCAGCCAAGGGCCAGAGGTGGCTGCTGTGGAGGCGGAGTCTAAACTGGCCTCCCCCTCTTCACTCCAGCAAGGATTCAACGGCCTCAATCTGTCAGCCGAGCGCATCATGGATACCAATCGCCTGAAGCGCTCCTTCTCGCTAGACATCAAGTCGGTGTACGCCCCCACCCACTGCTCGTCAGGCGCTGTCCCCGTCTGCTCGGAGGACGTCCCTAAGCTCTGCAAGCTCGACAGCCCTGGCGTGACCAATGGCATTTGCCAATTCTCGCCCGCCTCGGACAGCGGCAGCTCTGCGAGCTCTCCCAGCACGCCGGCCGAGGGTAGGCCGCGGCCGCGCCGGAAAGGGAAGCACAACGGCAGCACTGGCAGCTCCCCCGTCCACTCGCTCAGCCTGAGCTTCAGCCGCGCCCTGCCCGTGCACAAGAGTCCGAGCCTGGACGACAACCTAAAGTCTTCCCTGCTGCTCAGCCTGCCGGTTGGGACCGGCCCCATGTGGACCAAACACAGGGAAACGGTGCAGGCCACCACGCCCGTCACGCCCACGGGAGACGCCCCCTGGTTCTACAGCCCAGAGTCTCTGAGTGCCACGGGAGGATCGGTGCACTTCGGGAGCGGGTCCACGTACGCAGCGCTGGGCTGCAGCGGGTTGCCGGGAGGTTGCGACCCGTCCACGGTACGTCTGCGCGAGAAGGCCAGCGAGACGCGGGACTCGAGGGCCAGCTGGCACGAGGACGCCCAACCGTCCAGCGCGTCTGATAAGCAGTTCAAACGGCGCAGCTGCCAGATGGAGTTTGAGGAGGGCATTTCAGAGACGCATAGCCGCGAGGAGCTGGGCAAGATCGGCAAACAGTCCAGCTTCTCTGGCAGCATGGAGATCATCGAGGTGTCCTGA